The following coding sequences lie in one Filimonas effusa genomic window:
- a CDS encoding flippase, with the protein MSTTRKLTRNFGALSVIQAANFLIPFLALPLIVRVIGTEKFGALNFLVALATYFVLLINYGFDFTATRLIARDRDNQELVDKIFSQVFVVKSVLFGISVIIFSLLLFCVPKLQKDILVTILCFAACFANVFMPNWLFQGMEQLQHAAIFNLVTKLLFSVAMVLLIQQPADYWLYALFTTASQVLAGVLLFFYAMRRFKIRLRAVAFAEVKQVLWTDKAVFISTLLINLYTTSNIVLLGFLQPEKEVGIFTAAVRIIGVVQTLTLMPLSQTLFPHVGRAFAEDTSSGLTEVKKIFPIVNVLAFCISLGLIITAPLAIGILFGAEFKAAVPLLQLLAINPLLTSISNLLGTQVMLNMKKDQSFLWITGVGSVSCIMLNLLLTPTWSYYGTALAWIGTELIIVLLMAVILRRSGVSFIDRRYYSWQYLWQKVKQFKR; encoded by the coding sequence ATGTCTACAACCCGCAAATTAACCAGGAATTTCGGTGCTTTGTCTGTAATACAGGCGGCAAACTTCCTCATCCCTTTTCTTGCGTTACCCCTAATAGTAAGGGTAATAGGGACCGAGAAATTCGGTGCTTTGAATTTTCTTGTGGCCCTGGCAACTTATTTTGTGTTGCTCATCAACTATGGCTTTGATTTCACCGCTACGCGGCTTATTGCCCGCGACAGAGATAACCAGGAACTGGTAGACAAGATATTTTCGCAGGTATTTGTTGTGAAGAGTGTATTGTTCGGGATATCGGTGATCATTTTCTCGTTGCTGCTGTTCTGCGTGCCGAAGTTGCAGAAAGATATACTGGTTACGATATTATGTTTTGCTGCGTGTTTTGCGAATGTGTTTATGCCCAACTGGTTATTTCAGGGTATGGAACAACTGCAGCATGCGGCTATTTTCAACCTGGTTACAAAGCTGTTGTTCTCGGTAGCTATGGTGCTGCTTATACAACAGCCGGCGGACTATTGGCTGTATGCGTTGTTTACGACTGCCTCGCAGGTGCTGGCGGGAGTGTTATTGTTCTTTTATGCCATGCGCAGGTTTAAGATAAGGCTGCGTGCCGTGGCATTTGCGGAGGTAAAGCAGGTGTTATGGACTGATAAAGCAGTTTTTATTTCAACGTTGCTGATAAACCTGTATACTACCAGTAATATAGTGTTGCTGGGTTTTTTACAGCCTGAAAAGGAGGTTGGTATATTTACCGCGGCGGTGCGTATCATAGGCGTGGTGCAAACGCTGACGCTTATGCCGTTGAGCCAGACGTTGTTTCCGCATGTAGGGCGTGCCTTTGCGGAGGATACCTCCAGCGGACTTACCGAAGTAAAAAAGATCTTTCCTATCGTGAATGTGCTGGCATTTTGTATTTCACTGGGGCTGATTATCACGGCTCCGCTTGCCATCGGTATTTTGTTCGGCGCCGAATTCAAGGCGGCGGTACCGTTGCTTCAGTTGCTGGCGATCAATCCTTTATTAACGAGTATCAGTAACCTGCTGGGGACGCAGGTAATGTTGAATATGAAAAAAGACCAGTCTTTTTTATGGATCACGGGGGTAGGTTCTGTTTCCTGTATTATGCTGAACCTGCTGCTTACGCCCACCTGGTCGTATTATGGTACGGCGCTTGCATGGATAGGGACAGAATTGATCATTGTGTTGCTGATGGCTGTCATTCTGCGCCGGTCGGGGGTATCTTTTATTGACCGTCGCTATTATTCGTGGCAGTACCTGTGGCAGAAGGTGAAGCAATTCAAGCGCTGA
- a CDS encoding glycosyltransferase: MKVAIVHDELVRRGGAEQVVLSMHKAYPDAPIYTLCYNADTTYPEFKKANVITSWFQKIGNNEKLVKALFFPFAMLAMRSMKLEGFDVVLISTTHCAKYIRVDKGTTVITYCHTPFRLAWRPWSYENIMKKNWLVRNVFLLVAAMLKQFDKLAARRSDYYLTNAIGMKEAIEEAYKPRREVTIINPSVKLQNFYLAQQVKDYYLVVSRLEPYKKVDLVIDAFNSMPDKKLVIVGKGSMEKDLKARANTNISFLNSLGADELARLYAEAKAFLFPQHEDYGITPLEAAASGRPVIAYGKGGVLDTMIPWNISTAQATALFFKEQTMAAVSHAIDKFEHLYFDPAFIRQHAQRFSENIFIKKIQRFVQSVIPGYFVFPERLTTHPVAYDVVEQSQ; this comes from the coding sequence ATGAAAGTAGCTATTGTACATGATGAACTCGTTAGACGGGGGGGAGCAGAGCAGGTTGTGTTGAGCATGCACAAGGCCTATCCTGATGCACCTATATATACATTATGTTATAATGCTGATACCACTTACCCGGAATTCAAAAAGGCGAACGTGATCACGTCGTGGTTTCAGAAGATCGGTAACAACGAGAAGCTTGTAAAAGCCTTGTTCTTTCCTTTTGCCATGCTGGCCATGCGTTCCATGAAACTGGAAGGTTTTGATGTGGTACTTATTTCAACTACTCATTGTGCGAAATATATCCGTGTAGATAAGGGCACTACGGTGATCACTTATTGCCATACACCTTTCCGCCTGGCATGGCGTCCGTGGTCGTATGAAAATATCATGAAAAAGAACTGGCTGGTTCGTAATGTTTTTTTGCTAGTTGCAGCCATGCTGAAGCAGTTCGACAAGCTTGCGGCACGCCGTTCCGACTACTATCTTACCAATGCCATTGGCATGAAAGAAGCGATAGAGGAGGCTTATAAGCCACGCAGGGAAGTAACGATCATAAATCCTTCTGTTAAGCTGCAGAACTTTTACCTGGCGCAGCAGGTAAAGGATTATTACCTGGTAGTGTCGAGACTTGAGCCGTATAAAAAGGTGGATCTTGTCATCGATGCCTTTAATTCCATGCCCGATAAAAAGCTGGTGATAGTGGGTAAAGGTTCGATGGAAAAAGATCTGAAGGCGAGGGCTAATACCAATATCAGTTTCCTGAATTCACTGGGTGCGGATGAGCTGGCCCGTTTGTATGCTGAAGCGAAAGCATTTTTATTTCCGCAGCATGAAGATTACGGCATTACACCGCTTGAGGCGGCAGCTTCCGGAAGGCCTGTAATTGCTTATGGGAAGGGGGGTGTACTGGATACGATGATTCCATGGAATATAAGCACTGCGCAGGCTACAGCGTTGTTCTTTAAAGAGCAAACGATGGCGGCAGTGAGTCATGCCATCGATAAATTTGAGCATCTTTATTTTGATCCGGCCTTTATCAGGCAGCATGCTCAGCGGTTTTCGGAGAATATTTTTATAAAAAAGATCCAACGTTTTGTTCAGAGCGTTATTCCTGGTTATTTTGTATTTCCTGAAAGACTGACAACCCATCCTGTTGCTTATGATGTTGTTGAACAGAGCCAATAA
- a CDS encoding glycosyltransferase family 2 protein: protein MSDKKIAIVVVTYNRIALLQQCIAALREQEFVYSRIFVVNNGSTDSTQSWLDTQDDLEVIHQQNTGGAGGFYSGIKYAVEKGYDYIWVMDDDVIAGKHALEQLVDAAAIVPDFSFLCSKVISTDGTIVNTPNIDYSHSKYNYPLWGEYAEHSLIRVRNSTFVSVLINASHIQQAGLPIRDFFIWGDDIDFTSRLSKQAPGYMAAKSQVTHLRVNPSFPSIITEVDKGRIALHFYNIRNNLYISRKHKKKIELLMDTFHYTKVALASVFTANGWYKLSVYLKGFWAGLFFDPPIVYPNQKL from the coding sequence ATGTCAGATAAAAAAATTGCCATAGTAGTAGTCACTTACAACAGGATAGCGCTGTTGCAGCAGTGTATTGCAGCCTTACGGGAACAGGAGTTTGTTTATTCCCGGATCTTTGTCGTGAACAATGGCAGTACTGACAGCACTCAAAGCTGGCTTGATACGCAGGATGACCTAGAGGTGATACACCAGCAGAATACGGGTGGCGCCGGAGGTTTTTATTCGGGGATCAAATATGCAGTGGAGAAGGGCTATGACTATATATGGGTAATGGATGATGATGTAATTGCGGGCAAACATGCGCTTGAGCAATTGGTAGATGCGGCGGCTATTGTGCCTGATTTCTCGTTCCTGTGCAGCAAGGTGATAAGTACCGACGGCACTATTGTAAACACGCCTAATATCGATTATTCGCACTCGAAATACAATTATCCTCTCTGGGGGGAATATGCAGAGCATAGTTTAATCCGGGTGCGTAACAGCACCTTTGTTTCGGTATTAATCAATGCCAGTCATATTCAGCAGGCGGGGTTGCCTATCAGGGATTTTTTTATATGGGGTGATGATATTGATTTTACGAGCAGGCTTTCGAAGCAGGCGCCGGGGTATATGGCGGCGAAGAGCCAGGTTACTCATCTTCGTGTAAATCCTTCTTTTCCAAGTATTATCACAGAAGTTGACAAAGGGCGCATAGCGCTTCATTTCTATAATATCCGGAATAACCTGTACATCAGCCGGAAGCACAAGAAAAAAATTGAGCTTCTGATGGATACTTTTCATTATACCAAAGTAGCTTTAGCGAGTGTGTTCACTGCCAATGGGTGGTACAAGCTGAGTGTTTACCTGAAAGGCTTTTGGGCAGGACTTTTTTTTGATCCGCCGATTGTTTACCCTAACCAGAAACTATGA
- a CDS encoding M16 family metallopeptidase: MNKNIGLTIVAALLVLGAAAQTKIDRSKRPKGGPAPTVTIPDPVIYTLPNGITVLVVENHKLPKVSASYSIDAGPVLEGDKAGVMSLMGSMLNEGTRTKPKAVFDEAVDQIGAEVSLSSNGGNASALTRYFDQAFMLMAEALKEPAMEQASFEKLKSQTLTSLKTVDRSVKDIAGRVTPALLYGIKHPSGEFETEATVSALTLADVKVAYAKYITPSRGFLTFVGDIKPEQAKSLAEKAFGSWKGATLTLPQLAAVKNPAATEIDLVDVPNAVQSEIRVANLVELPLSSPDYFAVLLANQILGGGSDSYLFKNLREKRAFTYGAYSSISAGRYQTAFIANASVRNEKTDSAVVEFLNEIKRIRTQKVNAEELTRAKALYNGNFALGMENTARIASFATNIIVNNLPKDFYRTYLQKLNAVTVEDVQRVAAKYFGVANSRIIVTGKASQVEPGLKKLGYSVHLYDKLAQPVKAGAAAATVSADAKEVINNYLKAIGGTEALRKVKTVWYKMTLSVQGMSLAVEKKDMVPNKTLTVASAMGNVVDKQVFDGNTGYQERGGQKMTLPADQLNSRKGVTSMFEQLDYVPGVVFKLVSKGISKVDGKDAYVIEVTNPGGKMQAEYYDVASKLLVRVESALEMNGMPLNQTTDFSDYRKVGAILIPYKFVQTIEAGGQQQALEFVTTDVKLNEGVSEGDFK; the protein is encoded by the coding sequence ATGAACAAGAATATAGGATTAACAATAGTGGCTGCCCTGCTGGTTTTAGGAGCGGCGGCACAAACAAAAATAGACAGGAGCAAACGCCCGAAAGGTGGTCCTGCACCTACCGTTACCATACCCGACCCGGTAATATATACCCTGCCTAATGGTATTACGGTACTGGTAGTTGAGAATCATAAGTTACCGAAGGTATCTGCTTCTTATTCGATCGATGCAGGGCCTGTACTTGAAGGTGACAAAGCGGGTGTGATGAGCCTGATGGGAAGCATGCTGAATGAAGGAACACGTACCAAGCCGAAAGCCGTATTCGACGAGGCGGTAGACCAGATAGGAGCAGAGGTAAGTCTTAGTTCCAATGGCGGTAATGCTTCGGCTTTAACGCGTTATTTTGACCAGGCTTTTATGCTTATGGCAGAGGCGTTGAAAGAGCCGGCTATGGAGCAGGCTTCTTTTGAAAAGCTGAAAAGCCAGACGCTTACCAGTTTGAAGACTGTTGACAGAAGTGTGAAGGATATTGCGGGCCGCGTTACCCCGGCTTTGTTATATGGGATAAAACATCCGAGCGGGGAATTTGAGACAGAGGCAACTGTGAGCGCCTTAACCCTGGCTGATGTGAAAGTTGCCTATGCGAAGTATATTACCCCTTCACGCGGCTTTCTGACATTTGTTGGGGATATTAAGCCGGAGCAGGCGAAAAGCCTGGCAGAAAAGGCATTTGGCTCCTGGAAGGGTGCAACGCTGACGCTGCCTCAGCTGGCTGCGGTTAAGAATCCTGCTGCTACGGAGATAGATCTTGTTGATGTACCCAATGCGGTTCAATCTGAAATAAGAGTGGCTAACCTGGTTGAACTGCCTTTAAGCAGTCCTGATTATTTTGCTGTATTACTGGCCAACCAGATACTGGGTGGCGGGTCGGACAGCTACCTGTTCAAGAACCTCAGGGAGAAAAGGGCATTCACTTATGGGGCCTATTCTTCTATTTCCGCAGGCCGTTACCAGACTGCGTTCATAGCAAATGCTTCGGTTCGTAACGAAAAGACCGACAGTGCGGTAGTTGAGTTTCTGAATGAGATAAAACGCATTCGTACGCAAAAGGTAAATGCCGAAGAGCTTACAAGGGCCAAAGCGTTGTATAACGGGAACTTTGCACTGGGTATGGAGAATACAGCCCGGATCGCTTCTTTCGCTACCAATATCATCGTAAATAATTTACCGAAGGATTTTTACCGTACTTACCTGCAGAAGCTGAATGCAGTTACTGTAGAAGATGTACAACGTGTTGCCGCAAAATACTTTGGTGTAGCCAACAGCCGCATCATTGTTACCGGTAAAGCTTCGCAGGTAGAACCCGGGTTGAAGAAACTTGGATATAGCGTTCATCTTTACGATAAGCTGGCGCAGCCTGTGAAAGCAGGTGCAGCGGCTGCAACCGTTTCAGCAGATGCCAAAGAGGTGATCAATAATTACCTGAAAGCTATTGGAGGAACGGAAGCGTTGAGGAAGGTAAAAACCGTATGGTATAAAATGACATTGAGTGTGCAGGGGATGAGCCTGGCGGTAGAAAAGAAGGATATGGTTCCGAATAAAACGCTGACGGTAGCTTCTGCGATGGGTAATGTAGTTGATAAACAAGTGTTCGATGGCAATACGGGTTACCAGGAGCGCGGTGGGCAGAAGATGACCCTGCCTGCTGACCAGTTGAATTCGAGGAAAGGTGTTACCAGTATGTTTGAGCAGCTTGATTATGTACCGGGCGTTGTTTTTAAACTTGTGAGCAAAGGCATCAGTAAGGTAGATGGTAAAGACGCTTACGTGATAGAGGTTACCAATCCTGGCGGTAAGATGCAGGCTGAGTATTATGATGTAGCCAGTAAGTTGCTGGTGAGGGTTGAAAGTGCTTTAGAGATGAATGGCATGCCTTTAAACCAGACGACAGATTTCAGTGACTACCGGAAAGTAGGTGCGATACTGATTCCTTATAAGTTTGTACAAACGATAGAGGCTGGTGGTCAGCAGCAGGCGTTGGAGTTTGTGACTACCGACGTGAAGCTCAATGAAGGCGTATCTGAAGGTGATTTCAAATAA
- a CDS encoding glycosyltransferase family 4 protein produces the protein MARVYVNGKFLSQKMSGVQRYASELLRHYYALDKDVALVSPAERRSGDDFQLPIPVMTTGSKAGLWWEQAQLPWFLSGKGRPLLLNLCNMAPVMYRNKITCIHDIAFLRYPQFFSTAFRTYYKAIIPAIIKSSKHIITVSEFSRSELMDYYKLRPERVSVIPNAGFRSGQGQEGAEQELPLPVRRPYFLFVGSVDPRKNLLFLLRAYEAAQLKETDLVVAGGGYASFNDALLKDIHLYHQHPNIHFIGHVPDALLTQYYNYARAVIVPSFYEGFGLPVAEGLSAHCEVLASDIPIFREVAGAHAFYFDPFKPDALITLMRERDGTSRPDGEDGYSFIHRRYSWEKSANALGDCISAFRD, from the coding sequence ATGGCCAGGGTTTATGTAAATGGAAAGTTTTTATCGCAGAAGATGAGTGGTGTACAGCGTTATGCCTCGGAATTACTCCGGCATTATTATGCACTGGATAAGGATGTTGCTTTAGTGTCGCCGGCAGAACGGCGCAGCGGTGATGATTTTCAATTGCCCATTCCTGTAATGACAACGGGCTCGAAAGCCGGCCTTTGGTGGGAGCAGGCGCAGTTGCCATGGTTCCTTTCGGGTAAGGGGAGGCCGCTGTTGCTTAACCTCTGTAATATGGCGCCTGTCATGTACCGGAATAAGATCACCTGCATTCATGATATCGCTTTCCTGCGTTATCCGCAGTTCTTTTCTACCGCCTTCCGCACTTATTATAAAGCTATTATTCCGGCTATTATAAAGTCGAGCAAACATATTATTACGGTAAGCGAGTTTTCGCGTTCGGAGCTTATGGATTATTATAAACTGCGCCCGGAGCGGGTTTCGGTGATACCCAATGCGGGGTTCCGTTCGGGACAAGGGCAGGAGGGAGCCGAACAGGAGTTGCCGCTTCCTGTAAGGCGGCCGTATTTTTTGTTTGTAGGGTCTGTTGATCCGCGGAAGAATCTTCTTTTCTTATTAAGGGCTTATGAAGCTGCGCAGTTAAAGGAAACAGATCTTGTTGTTGCGGGAGGGGGCTATGCTTCTTTTAATGATGCACTATTAAAGGATATTCATTTATATCATCAGCACCCGAATATTCATTTTATCGGGCATGTACCTGATGCTTTATTAACACAATATTATAATTATGCCCGGGCTGTAATTGTACCTTCTTTTTACGAAGGATTCGGTTTGCCGGTAGCGGAAGGCTTATCTGCTCATTGTGAGGTACTTGCGTCGGATATCCCTATTTTCAGGGAAGTTGCCGGCGCGCATGCATTTTATTTTGATCCTTTCAAACCTGATGCTTTAATAACCCTTATGCGTGAAAGAGATGGTACATCCCGCCCCGATGGGGAGGATGGGTATTCCTTTATTCATCGGCGATATAGCTGGGAAAAATCGGCGAATGCCTTAGGGGACTGCATTAGCGCGTTTCGGGATTAA
- a CDS encoding glycosyltransferase family 2 protein — translation MNPAAVYIIVLNYNSWRDTIECLGSLIEQDYPDFKIVVVDNGSVNDSVFQLESWAKNITEKKGINVNRSLYHQHQFIEQEIYDNSLIHFIWSDQNSGYAAGNNIGIRYSNLHSKDHFLWLLNNDTIVFKDTLSILTGFFQNNKAKNVGLVGCLQLFYHDPTRIQCTYGRYNKNTGLPEQMGENEALLRPVIINQEDIHYLSGACLLTRSNVLEKVGLLSEDYFLFFEELDIAYRMKRAGYSLLFCNETHILHKHGTSIDGKSQKGSEASPLGNYHHFRSKFIFARKHHKKRLPLYLFVSALQIGNRLLKGKFKNAAAAIKGVKDGIIKNGLTTTQQ, via the coding sequence ATGAACCCCGCAGCAGTTTATATCATAGTGCTGAACTATAACTCCTGGCGCGATACCATCGAATGCCTCGGGTCACTCATAGAACAGGATTACCCCGATTTTAAGATCGTTGTCGTAGACAACGGTTCGGTTAATGATTCTGTATTCCAGCTCGAAAGCTGGGCAAAGAACATCACAGAAAAAAAAGGCATCAATGTCAACAGGAGCTTATACCACCAGCACCAGTTTATTGAACAGGAAATATATGATAACAGCCTGATCCATTTTATTTGGAGCGACCAAAATAGCGGTTATGCCGCCGGTAACAATATCGGCATCCGTTACAGCAACCTGCATTCAAAAGATCATTTCCTTTGGTTGCTCAACAACGATACTATCGTGTTTAAAGACACCCTGAGCATTCTCACCGGCTTTTTCCAGAATAATAAAGCAAAAAACGTAGGCCTGGTGGGCTGTTTACAGCTCTTTTACCACGATCCTACGCGTATTCAGTGCACTTACGGCAGGTATAACAAAAACACCGGCCTGCCGGAACAAATGGGCGAAAACGAGGCCCTCCTGCGCCCTGTGATCATTAATCAGGAAGATATCCATTACCTGTCAGGAGCCTGCTTGCTCACACGCAGCAATGTCCTCGAAAAAGTAGGTCTGCTTAGTGAAGATTATTTCCTCTTCTTCGAAGAACTGGACATCGCCTACAGGATGAAAAGAGCAGGTTATTCGCTACTCTTTTGCAATGAAACGCATATCCTGCATAAACATGGCACCAGTATAGATGGCAAAAGCCAGAAAGGCTCCGAAGCCTCACCCCTGGGCAACTACCACCATTTCAGAAGTAAGTTCATCTTTGCACGCAAACACCATAAAAAAAGACTGCCGCTTTATCTTTTCGTTTCCGCACTGCAGATAGGCAACAGGCTGCTGAAAGGAAAATTTAAAAATGCAGCAGCAGCCATCAAAGGGGTAAAAGACGGCATCATAAAAAACGGACTAACAACAACACAACAATAA
- a CDS encoding glycosyltransferase family 4 protein: protein MTILFINTLYTPHHMGGAEVSVQLLSEALVKKGHRVYVISLGNKRQVKRVNGVVAVYLRSKNIYSLLSDGKKPSWKRMLWHVIDTCNPHYYYQLKHIISRIKPDVVNTNNLQGFSLFTWKALRRLNLPVIHTMRDYYILCHRTTLFKGGCNCDQLCFACQVSFHVKKGFTDLPDAYIGISHFIMTKHHELGVGLDKPGYIVPNIVALPAAAAAKQADPNNIRIGFIGRLTAEKGIDYLFSELHKLQLSNYTLVLAGAYDEAYRKMLLQAYQPGGEIVFLGKTDAGSFYSNVDLVVIPSAWWEPFGRVAIEAMAWNKPLCIAAQGGLIDLYEPECMWQFQMQEDSLAAVLETILRKPEVLAEKAAACGKFTSKYTATVVTEQFLHIAAPLSHHIKKQER, encoded by the coding sequence ATGACCATACTTTTTATCAATACACTTTACACGCCCCATCATATGGGTGGTGCAGAAGTTTCTGTGCAGCTGTTAAGTGAAGCATTGGTAAAGAAGGGGCACCGGGTATATGTTATTTCGCTTGGCAACAAACGGCAGGTGAAACGGGTGAATGGTGTAGTTGCTGTTTACCTTCGGTCGAAGAACATTTATTCGCTGCTGAGCGATGGCAAAAAGCCTTCGTGGAAGCGCATGTTATGGCATGTTATAGACACCTGCAACCCGCATTATTACTACCAGCTGAAGCATATTATAAGCCGCATTAAACCTGATGTTGTAAATACCAATAATCTCCAGGGGTTTTCGCTTTTTACGTGGAAAGCATTACGGCGTTTGAATTTGCCTGTTATACATACTATGCGGGATTATTATATTCTATGCCATCGTACAACCTTGTTCAAGGGGGGCTGCAACTGTGATCAGCTTTGTTTTGCCTGCCAGGTCAGTTTCCATGTGAAGAAGGGATTCACTGATCTTCCGGATGCTTATATAGGGATCAGCCATTTTATTATGACCAAGCATCATGAGCTTGGAGTAGGGCTTGATAAGCCTGGTTATATCGTGCCTAACATAGTAGCGCTACCTGCGGCGGCGGCGGCAAAGCAAGCCGATCCCAATAATATCAGGATTGGGTTTATAGGGAGGCTTACTGCTGAAAAGGGTATCGATTACTTATTCAGTGAATTGCATAAGCTTCAACTTTCCAATTATACTTTAGTGCTTGCCGGCGCTTATGACGAGGCATACCGGAAAATGTTACTGCAGGCATACCAGCCTGGGGGTGAAATTGTATTTCTTGGTAAAACAGATGCTGGCAGTTTTTATAGCAATGTAGATCTTGTGGTGATACCATCGGCATGGTGGGAGCCTTTTGGAAGGGTGGCCATAGAAGCCATGGCCTGGAATAAACCGTTGTGTATAGCGGCTCAGGGGGGATTGATTGACTTATATGAGCCTGAGTGTATGTGGCAGTTCCAAATGCAGGAGGATAGCCTGGCTGCGGTATTGGAAACTATTCTCCGCAAGCCGGAGGTGTTAGCTGAGAAAGCTGCGGCATGTGGTAAGTTTACAAGTAAGTATACGGCTACTGTTGTTACAGAGCAGTTTTTGCATATTGCAGCACCGCTTTCACATCATATAAAAAAGCAGGAAAGATAA
- the glf gene encoding UDP-galactopyranose mutase has product MNSNMPDFDYLVVGAGLYGAVFAHEARKKGKKCLVIDRRAHTGGNTWCKETDGINVHYYGAHIFHTNDKDLWDYVNSFVEFNRYTNSPLAFYKGELYNLPFNMNTFHQLWGVKTPAEAQERIREQIASLNITHPANLEEQALSLVGTDVYEKLIKGYTEKQWGRDAKDLPAFIIKRLPVRFTFDNNYFNDKYQGIPIGGYNKLTEALLEGTEVRLNTDYFKHRQELNQLATNIVFTGQLDEFYDFRFGHLEYRSLRFEHDHLQQPNFQGNAVVNYTEREIPFTRIIEHKHFEFGQQPTTVITKEYPGEWQPGEEPYYPINDEKNMQLLKQYQELAHAETNVIFGGRLAEYRYYDMHQVIAAALTKTRKLF; this is encoded by the coding sequence ATGAACTCCAATATGCCCGATTTTGATTACCTGGTAGTAGGCGCCGGATTGTACGGAGCGGTCTTCGCACACGAAGCCAGGAAAAAAGGAAAGAAATGCCTGGTCATCGACCGCAGAGCACATACAGGTGGCAATACCTGGTGTAAAGAAACGGACGGCATTAACGTGCACTATTATGGCGCTCATATCTTTCATACCAACGATAAAGATCTTTGGGATTATGTGAATTCTTTCGTTGAATTCAACCGTTACACCAATTCACCGCTGGCATTCTATAAAGGCGAACTGTATAACCTTCCTTTTAACATGAATACCTTTCATCAACTCTGGGGCGTAAAAACTCCCGCCGAAGCCCAGGAAAGGATCAGGGAACAAATAGCCTCGCTCAATATCACTCATCCCGCTAATCTCGAAGAACAGGCGCTTTCACTCGTAGGCACCGACGTTTATGAAAAGCTGATCAAGGGATATACCGAAAAGCAATGGGGCCGCGATGCTAAAGATCTTCCGGCCTTTATCATCAAACGTCTCCCGGTACGGTTCACTTTCGATAACAATTACTTCAACGATAAATACCAGGGCATCCCCATCGGAGGCTATAATAAACTTACAGAAGCATTACTGGAAGGAACGGAAGTCCGGTTGAATACCGATTATTTCAAACACAGGCAGGAACTCAACCAGCTGGCCACCAATATTGTATTTACAGGCCAGCTCGATGAATTCTACGATTTCAGGTTTGGACACCTCGAATACCGCAGCCTGCGTTTTGAACATGATCATCTGCAACAACCCAATTTCCAGGGCAATGCCGTCGTTAACTATACCGAAAGAGAAATCCCGTTTACACGCATCATAGAACATAAACATTTTGAATTCGGGCAGCAGCCAACTACCGTTATCACCAAAGAGTATCCCGGCGAATGGCAACCCGGCGAAGAGCCTTATTATCCTATCAATGATGAAAAAAACATGCAGCTGCTCAAACAATACCAGGAGCTGGCACATGCCGAAACCAACGTCATCTTCGGAGGAAGGCTTGCCGAATACCGCTACTACGATATGCACCAGGTGATCGCTGCCGCATTAACAAAAACCAGAAAATTATTTTGA